The Nitrospira sp. KM1 genome includes a window with the following:
- a CDS encoding substrate-binding domain-containing protein: MGERHRAEPISNIDNNLKSLRAAKGMSQSDLADSAQITRQAVCAIEGNHYLPTTAVALRLAGVLGCRVEDLFSLRATGEVIEGELIGELGQVDVNHTSVRVKVARVEDHYVVRPVRALGELLAYMVPADGLLLGGAVNGRGAGKIGKRVRVQLLRDRRVIEQEIAIAGCDPAIFLAGEYLRRYKETATVTGWTMGSSAALEALKRHEVHMAGLHIVDEKTGESNIPYLRKHLRGDDYLIVTFAAWEEGLIVRQGNPKDIRKIDDLSRRDITLINREKGAGARHLLDQRLEKEGLQSQDVRGYDLVADSHFQVARRISEGSADVGMGVRSAANLFGLDFIPLQQSRYDLVVPKSYLTALPSIGNLLEAIVSRQFRTEIEALGGYDTRETGKIRQLRVQ; the protein is encoded by the coding sequence ATGGGAGAGCGTCATCGAGCTGAGCCGATCAGCAACATTGACAATAACCTCAAATCTCTGAGGGCGGCCAAGGGCATGTCCCAAAGCGACTTGGCCGATTCAGCCCAAATCACTCGGCAAGCGGTCTGCGCAATTGAGGGCAATCACTATCTTCCGACTACCGCGGTCGCGCTTCGTCTGGCTGGGGTATTGGGATGCCGCGTCGAGGACCTTTTCAGCCTGCGTGCCACCGGCGAAGTGATCGAAGGAGAACTCATCGGGGAACTCGGCCAGGTGGACGTCAATCACACCTCGGTGCGGGTGAAAGTCGCCCGTGTCGAGGATCATTACGTCGTTCGTCCCGTACGTGCCTTGGGAGAACTTCTCGCGTATATGGTGCCGGCCGACGGATTGCTACTCGGCGGAGCAGTGAACGGACGTGGAGCCGGCAAGATCGGCAAGCGGGTGCGTGTACAACTGCTCCGGGACCGCCGTGTGATCGAACAGGAAATTGCGATTGCCGGGTGCGATCCCGCGATCTTCCTGGCAGGGGAATACCTCCGGCGCTATAAAGAGACCGCGACGGTGACCGGATGGACCATGGGAAGCAGCGCGGCGCTTGAGGCGCTCAAGCGGCATGAGGTTCATATGGCAGGGCTCCATATCGTCGACGAAAAGACCGGAGAGTCGAACATTCCCTATCTTCGAAAGCATCTGCGTGGCGATGATTACCTGATCGTGACGTTCGCAGCCTGGGAGGAAGGGTTGATCGTGCGGCAGGGCAATCCCAAAGACATCCGCAAGATTGATGATCTGAGCCGCAGGGATATTACCCTCATCAATCGCGAAAAGGGTGCCGGTGCCAGGCATTTGCTCGATCAACGACTCGAAAAAGAAGGCCTGCAATCGCAAGACGTCAGGGGCTACGACCTGGTCGCAGATTCACATTTCCAGGTGGCACGCCGGATTTCAGAAGGATCTGCCGACGTGGGAATGGGCGTTCGTTCTGCGGCAAATCTATTTGGATTGGACTTTATTCCACTGCAGCAATCCCGCTATGACCTTGTAGTGCCAAAGTCCTACCTCACGGCATTACCAAGCATCGGAAACTTATTGGAAGCCATAGTGAGCCGCCAGTTCCGCACGGAAATCGAGGCACTGGGAGGATACGACACAAGGGAAACCGGAAAGATCCGCCAGTTGCGCGTGCAATAG
- a CDS encoding DUF4282 domain-containing protein: MKRRPSAPRHDSIAEYFTFRHMVAPFWIRSAYVLGLITITGASMAAMLLPYMVTYSEHDHMLVRIGSMVVLVVGNILWRILCEMVIVLFRMHMLLERLDDRARWLAGVDTFDN, from the coding sequence GTGAAACGCCGGCCGTCTGCTCCGCGCCATGATTCCATCGCCGAATACTTCACATTCAGACACATGGTCGCGCCGTTTTGGATCAGAAGTGCCTATGTGCTCGGGCTGATCACCATCACCGGCGCCAGTATGGCGGCCATGCTGTTGCCGTACATGGTGACCTATTCCGAACATGATCACATGCTGGTTCGTATAGGCAGCATGGTCGTGCTCGTAGTCGGCAACATCTTGTGGCGGATACTCTGCGAGATGGTGATCGTCCTGTTCAGGATGCACATGCTGTTGGAGCGGCTGGACGACAGGGCTCGATGGCTTGCGGGGGTCGATACATTCGACAACTGA
- a CDS encoding sigma-54 dependent transcriptional regulator, producing the protein MEQEHILVIDDEEGLLQLVKMRLNAMGFAVTACTNGHDAVSAAKVNRFDLAITDLRLRGEDGLDVTEELLRIHPGLPVIILTAHGSIPNAVEAVQRGAFGYLTKPFDDKELKLKIEEGLSPQRMTREIQRLKSLVNELYGMENVVARSPAMQRLLQQVVQVADSDATMLLFGETGTGKEVFARVTHANSRRSKGPFVALNCAAIPETLFESELFGHVRGAFTSALGPKKGLFQSAHGGTLFLDEIGEMPLSMQVKLLRAVQEREVREVGAEQATKVDVRIIAATNKDLGEAVKNGTFRNDLYYRISVVPLFIPPLRDRRDDIPILAQHFLVASAKRANKEARGFTPAALHRLVTNLWPGNVRELENAIEKAVVMSRQDMITPDLLPSIGTTPDSQLKPLTEAKEEFEKTYLKNVLQLTGGNISRAAQHAGRYRADFYKMLKKYGLHPSSTKVKAGPEVEEMEEEADLTEAER; encoded by the coding sequence ATGGAACAAGAGCACATTCTCGTTATCGATGATGAAGAAGGTCTGTTGCAGCTCGTAAAGATGCGGCTCAACGCAATGGGGTTTGCCGTCACCGCGTGCACGAACGGCCATGATGCCGTCAGCGCGGCCAAAGTGAATCGGTTCGATCTGGCGATCACCGACCTCCGTCTGCGGGGGGAGGACGGGCTGGATGTGACCGAAGAACTGCTGCGGATCCATCCGGGATTGCCCGTGATTATCCTGACGGCCCACGGAAGCATTCCGAACGCCGTCGAAGCCGTGCAGCGCGGGGCGTTCGGGTACCTGACCAAACCGTTCGATGACAAAGAGCTGAAATTGAAGATCGAGGAGGGATTGTCTCCCCAGCGGATGACGCGCGAGATTCAGCGGCTGAAATCGCTGGTCAACGAGCTGTATGGAATGGAGAACGTCGTGGCGCGCAGCCCGGCGATGCAGCGGTTGCTGCAACAGGTGGTGCAAGTCGCCGATTCCGATGCCACGATGCTGCTCTTCGGTGAAACCGGGACTGGAAAGGAAGTGTTTGCCCGGGTGACCCACGCCAACAGCCGGCGAAGCAAGGGGCCGTTTGTCGCGCTCAATTGCGCGGCTATTCCTGAAACCCTGTTTGAATCGGAGCTGTTCGGGCACGTCCGAGGTGCCTTCACCAGCGCACTCGGTCCAAAGAAAGGGCTATTTCAAAGCGCGCACGGAGGAACGTTGTTCCTCGATGAAATCGGCGAAATGCCGCTATCGATGCAGGTCAAGCTCTTGCGCGCGGTGCAGGAACGCGAAGTGCGGGAGGTCGGAGCGGAGCAGGCGACCAAGGTGGATGTCCGGATCATCGCGGCCACCAATAAGGATCTTGGCGAAGCTGTCAAGAATGGGACGTTTAGAAACGATCTCTATTACCGTATTTCGGTCGTCCCTCTGTTCATTCCTCCTCTCCGTGACCGGCGAGACGACATACCGATCCTGGCGCAGCATTTTCTCGTCGCAAGCGCCAAGCGCGCGAACAAGGAGGCCCGCGGGTTCACGCCCGCAGCGCTGCACCGGCTGGTGACGAACCTGTGGCCTGGAAATGTGCGTGAACTCGAGAATGCGATTGAAAAGGCCGTCGTCATGTCCCGGCAGGATATGATCACTCCGGATCTGCTTCCTTCGATCGGGACGACGCCGGATTCGCAGCTCAAGCCTCTGACAGAGGCAAAAGAAGAATTTGAAAAGACGTATTTGAAGAACGTGTTGCAATTGACCGGCGGCAACATCTCGAGAGCAGCCCAGCATGCCGGACGGTATCGCGCCGACTTTTACAAAATGCTCAAGAAGTACGGACTCCATCCCTCTTCGACGAAAGTGAAGGCGGGGCCGGAGGTCGAAGAAATGGAGGAGGAAGCCGATCTGACCGAGGCGGAGCGGTAG
- a CDS encoding response regulator transcription factor: MRAKIFRGTVLLISGDTHLQTSLQRALLQGGYGIRGARNQEEALQELQATTPAILVVDRRESGFSRLRLESPKLPPLVTITYHPDSCDEQHCTMDLEDGATNAVCNAGPSVIVALVGAVLRRQRWERPAPTQFVSNGVTVNLDKCEVTVGSQAVSVSRTEFRILQSLVAAPGHYLSRKALLDQAWGEGFAIFPHTLDVHISSLRRKLNPARTNQEFIMTVKGLGFKLRSTMPAQDPASLHYYPLPSVPGRRLPLAATSKAGRSATLLSSSDSRWQHQTAESGTARHQPKTAAAGQGL; this comes from the coding sequence ATGCGAGCCAAGATTTTTCGCGGTACGGTATTGCTGATATCGGGCGACACGCACCTTCAAACAAGCCTGCAACGGGCGCTACTGCAGGGCGGCTATGGAATTCGTGGCGCGCGAAATCAGGAGGAAGCCCTTCAGGAATTGCAGGCGACCACTCCCGCAATTCTCGTCGTAGACCGTCGTGAGTCCGGATTTTCCCGTCTTCGTCTCGAATCGCCTAAACTTCCACCTTTGGTGACTATCACCTATCATCCGGACAGTTGCGACGAGCAGCACTGCACGATGGACCTTGAGGACGGCGCCACCAACGCGGTCTGCAATGCCGGCCCTTCCGTCATCGTCGCATTGGTCGGGGCTGTTCTTCGTCGCCAGCGATGGGAACGCCCTGCTCCTACCCAATTCGTATCAAACGGTGTGACCGTCAATCTGGACAAATGTGAAGTCACGGTCGGCTCGCAAGCCGTCTCAGTCAGCAGGACCGAATTTCGTATTCTGCAAAGCCTTGTGGCGGCGCCTGGCCACTATCTTTCCAGAAAAGCCCTGTTGGATCAGGCGTGGGGTGAAGGATTCGCCATTTTCCCTCATACGTTGGACGTGCATATTTCTTCGCTCAGACGCAAACTCAACCCCGCCCGGACTAACCAGGAATTCATCATGACCGTCAAGGGCCTAGGGTTCAAACTCAGGTCTACCATGCCCGCGCAAGATCCGGCGTCGCTGCACTATTACCCTCTGCCATCCGTACCTGGGCGCAGGCTTCCACTAGCTGCCACATCGAAGGCCGGACGATCCGCAACGCTCCTGTCCTCCTCCGATTCGCGCTGGCAACATCAGACTGCGGAGTCCGGCACGGCTCGCCACCAGCCTAAGACAGCGGCCGCCGGGCAAGGACTCTAA